The genomic window ACCTTCATCGGGTCGATGCCCTTCGGGATCGGGAGCGAGGACTGGAGCGAGTTCAGACGGTTGGACACCGCGAGGACCTCGGGCTTGGTCAGCACCTTCTTCGACTTGCGGAGTGCGGCCGCGAGCCGGTGCAGTTCGACCGACTCCTCGCCGTGGCCGACCGTGAGCAGCCGGATCTGGACGTTCGGAAGCACGCGGGTCACCTTGCGCTCCTCGTCCTTGAGCATGCGCTCGACTCGGAACGGATCGCCCTCGCCGATCAGCGCGACGCCGCCGCGTCCGACCGCGCGGTAGACGGCATCCTGCGTCTTGCCGTTCACCGCGACGGGCATCTCGTTGCCGACCCACCCGCCGCGAAGGCCGCTGCGGAGGACCGCCCCGACCGCGCCGGGCTGGCCGTCGATCTGGGAGTATGCGGCGCGTTCGGCGCGACGGCCGAGGATGATCATCGCGATGAGCAGACCCGCGAGCACGCCTGCGACGATCCAGAGCGTGAGGGTGAACCAGTTGTCGCTCGAGAGCCAGAGCGCGAGGCCGAGGCCGAGCGCGACGGGTGCGAGGAAGCCGAGGAGCATCAACCACGGAGCCGTCGAGTCGTAGCGACGGGTCATCTGGAAGACCTGCCACATCTGCTTGAGGCGGCCGGGCTCCTTCGAAGCGGACGAGGCGTCCTTGGTGCGTGCCATGCACACAAGGATACCGGCGCCGAGGGGCACCTCGAACCGCGATCCGGGTCGGGTGGCGCGCGTTCCGCCCACCCGACCCGGATCGGTCAGACCGCCTGGGCGAAGCCGGCCGAGGCATCGGCCAGGTGGCCGAGTTCCGCGGGGATCTCGCGGCCCTTCGCGCTCATCGACTGCGCCCACAGGCGACCCGCGCGGTACGACGACCGCACGAGCGGGCCGGCGAGGACGCCGAGGAAGCCGATCTCCTCGGCTTCGGCCTTGAGCTCCACGAACTCCTCCGGCCGGACCCAGCGGGCGACCGGGAGGTGGCGCGGACTGGGGCGCAGGTACTGCGTGATCGTGATGATGTCGGTCCCGGCGTCGTGCAGGTCGCGCAGGGCCTGGGAGATCTCGGCCCGATCCTCGCCCATGCCGAGGATCAGGTTCGATTTCGTGATCAACCCTGCGGTGCGGCCGGCCGTGAGCACGCCGAGCGAGCGGTCGTACCGGAACGCGGGACGGATGCGCTTGAAGATCCGCGGGACGGTCTCGACATTGTGGGCGAACACCTCGGGCCTCGCCGAGAACACCTCGGCCAGGTGGTCGGGGTTCCCGGAGAAGTCGGGCACGAGGATCTCCACCCCGGTGCCCGGCGACTGCCGATGGATCTCGCGGATCGTCTCCGCGTACAACCAGGCGCCCTCATCGGGAAGGTCGTCGCGAGCGACCCCGGTGACGGTCGAGTACCGGAGC from Agromyces sp. LHK192 includes these protein-coding regions:
- a CDS encoding DUF4191 domain-containing protein, encoding MARTKDASSASKEPGRLKQMWQVFQMTRRYDSTAPWLMLLGFLAPVALGLGLALWLSSDNWFTLTLWIVAGVLAGLLIAMIILGRRAERAAYSQIDGQPGAVGAVLRSGLRGGWVGNEMPVAVNGKTQDAVYRAVGRGGVALIGEGDPFRVERMLKDEERKVTRVLPNVQIRLLTVGHGEESVELHRLAAALRKSKKVLTKPEVLAVSNRLNSLQSSLPIPKGIDPMKVRAQRGKMR
- the lipA gene encoding lipoyl synthase translates to MSTAPDGRRMLRLEVRNAQTPIERKPEWIKTRAKMGPEFRDLQALVKSEDLHTVCQEAGCPNIYECWEDREATFLIGGSQCTRRCDFCQIDTGRPADYDVDEPRRVAESVVRMRLRYSTVTGVARDDLPDEGAWLYAETIREIHRQSPGTGVEILVPDFSGNPDHLAEVFSARPEVFAHNVETVPRIFKRIRPAFRYDRSLGVLTAGRTAGLITKSNLILGMGEDRAEISQALRDLHDAGTDIITITQYLRPSPRHLPVARWVRPEEFVELKAEAEEIGFLGVLAGPLVRSSYRAGRLWAQSMSAKGREIPAELGHLADASAGFAQAV